A stretch of DNA from Macrotis lagotis isolate mMagLag1 chromosome X, bilby.v1.9.chrom.fasta, whole genome shotgun sequence:
CGTGCTCAGAGTCACAGTGCATATCAGAGGTGGAATGTGAAGTGATTCCAGGTAGTGCTTTGAGAATTAGGTGGCCCTGCTTCTCATATGTCCCTCTACCTGGTCTCAGGGAGCTCCTACAGCACAACTGTACCCCCTtctccattctttctcctttcccccttcatttCAGCACTTGTTCACATTTGTAAACATCTCTTGCATCAAGCCTTTATTATTACCGAGAGAGCAGAGAGAATTTACAGAGGACTTTGGGGTTACTGAAGCACTTCCAGTATTTCATTCAGTTCCCATGGTCCTGTGTGAGGCACTAGGGGAGTAGAGGAAAAAATCTGAAGTCTTcttcctgcccttaaggagtttatgaTCTTGCTGGTGAGCCCAGACATACACACAAAATGACTGGACCAATATAGTGCCCAACATCCAGTGTGGAATGATCGGAGTCCTCAAAGAGAGCATCTGCtctgagctgagctttgaaggttATGTGGAACTTGGGGCATAGAAAAAGGGTCAAAGTAGGGTTGGCCTAGGTAAGGAAATAGTTGGGAAAGAGCTTGATGGATTCCGGGAGACCCCATTAGCAAAAGCAGAGCATGGATATCAGTGAAGAGGGAGAGGTATCCCTAGGGTCACCCTATGGTGAACCTTGAATGCCAAGCTGAGAATTTGACAGATGAGGCTTTACGCATCATCCTAGAGTAAAGAGTCCCCTGGCTTTGTCAAAGCTATGTCAAACAAGCCTAAGCTCAGGAAGTGTCCTCCTAAGCTGGAAGGACACCTCCCCACCAGTTTGGTTGGAGGAGGcagctttctttgtttttgaccCCAGCAACTCTCTCAGACCATCTCCTGAGCTGGAGCATGGTTGTGGTTGGCATCATTGGTGGTACTATAGCCTATATCAGTGGAACTGCACATCCTTGGAGTATTGAGGAAACCTGAGAACAACACCACCATGGCATCTGGGCTACTCTCAATGATGATTTGTGCTTCCACTGCCCATTTTCTTCTGTCTATGACAGCTGCCTATTCTCCCCTCTGTTCATGCAAGGCCATGTCCAGTCACCAACCTGGGGGAGTCAGCACAAATGGTGGGGCAGAAAAACAGGGCTCAGCAGCTCACCTCAAACTTCTGAGAGGTCGTCAACCCTGAGAGTAGCCAATGGAGAGCACGGAGGAAGGTTCTTGGGCAGTGACATCTAGAGAAACAATGATGAGAGCTCCTTTTTTTCACTCCAGCCAAATTTTCAAGCCCCTTAATAAGGCACCAAGGAACACTTCAGCTCCTTTTCTTCTGAAACTCAGAAGCTCAGATTCCTTCTCCCAATGCCCTTTCTAGGTGACCTTCCCAGGCTTTGGAGATGGCTTCACCAGGCCTGAACAACGTAGCAACAGTAATGACAGTAACAAAAAGGATACTTCATACTGTAGCTCTTGTGAGGTAGAAAATACagtatcattttacagatgaggaaactgactcaACAAGATGCCCTACCATGCttagggttgcacagctagggaGTGGCCCAACCAGTGCACATCCAGCCTTTGGACACCAAATTCAAGGCCCTTTCCATTGTTCTAGACTGTTGGCTGCCCTGTGCTCATCCACCATCCCCTTTAAGACAAACTGAGGCTATGCCAGGGAGCAAGGGGAGCCAGGGTCAGCACTGAAACAGTTTGGAAAAGCCCCCTCCCGGCTGCTCCCCAGCCCCTTCCCTGGTTCTGTCCCCTCAGATCTTCTGGccttcttctcttccagggcCTGCTGAAGGTGTCCTGCCAAGGCCTGGGCCTTCATACATTCCCAGCAGCATTGCCTTTGACCATAGAACATCTTGACCTCTCTCACAACCACTTGCAAGTCCTACAGGACAATGCCACAGACGACCGGCCAAATCTGCGTCACCTGAACCTCCGGGGGAACCAACTAGAGGGGTTCTCCCTGGGGTCCCTGCTGCCCCTCCGCTGGCTCCAGGCTCTCATTCTGGCAGGCAATTCCTTGAATCAGGATTACGTGTCCAATAGCCAGGCACTGTGGCCTCTGGGCCACTTGAGGCTCTTGGACCTTTCCTCCAACTGCCTGGACAGTGACATGGCCACCTTCTATGTGACCAATCACAGCTCCTTGTGGAGCCTGAATCTCTCCAACAACCACATCACCCACCTGGCCCAGGGGACCTTTCTGGGCTCCCCCAACCTGTTGGATATTGACCTTAGTGCCAACTACATCCTGCAAATAGAAGCTGGGACTTTTGAAGGTTTGTTGCAGCTGCGGGAGCTCTCCCTGGCCAGAAATTCCCTGCACTGCATTTCTGATTTTAACCTCAGGTCCCTGTGGCGACTCAACCTGAGCTCTAATGGCTTGCAGTTCTTTGCAACCAAGCAGGGAAATTGGGGCCCCCAGCTCCAGGTGCTGGACCTGAGCCACAACCAGCTGAGGGCCATGCCAGCGCTTTCAGCTCTGCACCACCTCCTATATCTCAACCTCTCAGACAATCATCTGGCTTCCCTGGAGTCCCATGTCCTGTCCCCATCTCAGGACACAGGCCCTTGGTACCAAGAGGTGATCAGGCCAAAGCTAACCCAGAGTGGCTATAAAGCAGCAACCAATTTGCCTGAGCTCACTGAGCTTGACCTCAGTAGGAACCAACTGGACATTCTTCCAATGGACTTCCTTAGCCAGTTCTCTGCCCTCCAGAGACTCAGCATGGCTTGGAACTGTCTCCAGAATATATCAGCTCACTGGCCTGAGTCTGGGCTGCTTTTTCTGCCCCTGAGGTATCTGGATCTCCAGGGGAATCAGATTCAGACTTTTCCAAGCTGGGTCTTTGAAATTCTGCCCAGGCTTGAAGTCTTGAATTTGGGGGACAATGAGCTACAGCTATGCCAGAGGCCAGAGGCTGGGCAAACTGAGCCTTCCAAAGGTGCCCATCAACCTTTCAGCTCTGCCTCCCACCTGAAGCACCTGAACCTGAGTAGAAACAGGATGAGGGGACTGTGTTCCACCCGGTTTTCCCCTGCAGCCTTGTTCTCTCTAGATCTCTCGGGCAATGCAGGGCTAGCCCTGGTCCCCAGTGACCTTCAGGGCCTGCAACAGTCCTTGCAGGAACTTTTCCTCCAAGGAAATGGCATGGAAAGCACTCACTGGTGGTTTCCCTGCCTTCAGGAACTGCGAGTCTTGGACCTCTCGGGCAATAGGCTGGCTAACCTACCCTGGACTCTTAACTGTTCCTCACATCTGCATAGCTTGGACCTGCGCAAAAATCTTCTCCAGGCCTTGGACCCAGAGGTCCTGGGTGGCTTGAGTGGCCACCTCCGATCTCTATTCATTGCAGGCAATCCCTTTCACTGCTGCACCCTGGGTTGGCTGGCTTATTTGTCCAGTGCCAATGTGAGTGTGTCAGACTTGGAAGAAGCATGGTGTGTGTACCCAGACAGTGGGGGGGACTCTTGGGCTCACCTGGCCGAGGACCACAGTCACCTTTGTACTTGGCAGTGGCAGGGAACTCAGACTAGGTGGGTGCTGCTGGCTGTCATTGGCCTCTTCCTAATCTGCTGCGGGGTGACCACCCTGCTGCAGAACAGTCCAATGTTACCCTGGGCCCTGCAGCTTAAGGAGAATTGGGCTTGTCCAAAGCCAGAGTCAGAGGACAACCAGAAGACCATGGATAGGGAGGGCATGGGTGGGCCTCCCCTGGAGAGAAGGGACCCAGACCATAAATAGAGACAGGCAGGAAGTGCCCCAGTGAAGACCAATACAGGCTGCTTCCTGTCCATATTTAATCTCTGACAGCTGTCTTGTGGTCTTGGAAGGCCTCAAAGGTCAAATTTAGATATTCTTCTTTAGCTTGTGTGTATCCTGTGATCCCCTAATATGTATACTTCTGGAAGGGATCAGAGATCCTCTAGAGGCCAAGTCCAACAAAATCTATCAGATCAGAAGCCCTCTGACCTCTAGACTAAGTCAGAAACTCAAACTTGGTCATTCCTTCCTTCTAATGCTACTTGGTTCTTGGGACCCTTACCACAGAAACCCAGCTCTGGGTTTACACATACAAATCAAATTCAGTCTTGGAGGAAAGTAGGGttctcccccccccatcatcAGAAGACAGCTCATTTTAGACCTCTGCACAAGCCACACATTCAAAAAGCTCCTTGGTTTCCAAGTAAGTGTTCAGACTAGCAACACGTTGAACACAAGACAACTTTTATTTCACCTTCCAGAAAATGCAGAAACAAGGCCTCACCCTGCCTATAAAGACCTCTCCAGTCTCACGTTATACAGATCTGCCTCCTAAGAGGAAAGCTGATTCTACCCCTTTCCCAACCCTTCCCACCTCAGAAAGCAGAAGATAATGGAAGTCACTTCATCTGCCAGTGAGCCCCACTTCCCTGAGGAACATGCCATTGACCTTGAGACTTGGACTACTGTAAGGTTGAGGTCACCCACTCCCCACCACCAAGGGGCTTGACTTGGTTTTCCCAAAGGACCAACACAATCTGCATAGCTCACAGTAGGAGAGGAGGTGGTCCTGGAAgagtttgtttctttctctccatcaGACCTTTGCCCCTCACTGTTCTTTTAGCTTCCGAACTACTGTGATTAGTCTAGATTGTCTCTTGGTTCATTCAGTGAGTGAATGAGTCAATAAGCATTTCCTCAGGGTCACTTAGTCACCTGTGCATCAGGGTACCAGGGAAGGCCAAAgccagtctttgccctcaaggggCTCCCAGGCTAATGGGAAAGGCATGCTTTAGAAGGGCTCATTAAGAACTAATTCTCAGAGAGTTAAAAGGCTCCTTAGAAAAAATTTTAGCTGAGAtctgaaggagggagagaatttaggcCAGCCTGCAGAAAGGCCCACAGACTCACAGTGGGGGGTGGGGCTAAGGAGCAGCCAAGAGACCAGGGCCATTGACTCCAAGAATATAGTGAGGATGACTAAGGactaagaagactggaaaggaaggaggcACATTAGAAAGGGCTTTGAAAGCCAAAGATGATTTTATTTGATACTGGTGACGAtaagaagtcactggagtttattgaaaggGGGGGGGTGTCATGACATGGTTACATCTGCATTTCAGTAAGATTAATTTAATAGCTAAGTAGTGAATAGACTGTATTAGGGAAAGATTTCAGATAAGGAGTCCAGGCATGAGGTGAGGGAgcatatatgagagatgttacTAAGGTAAAATTAATAGGCTTTGGCAAAAGATTGGATATGACAGATGAGAGAGAAGGACCTGAGGATGCTCCCTAAGTTATGTGCCTGAGTGACCAGGTGGGTGGTATTACCCTCATCAGGGcactggtggcacagtggatagagcattggccttggagtcagaaggaagttgaatctggcctcagacacttgacatgtaACACTAACAagctgggcaggtcacttaatccagattgcctcatatccagggccatctccagtcaccctgattcctatctggccactggacccagatggctctggaggagaaagtgaggctggtgatttagcacagccccacccccacccccacctcactccaatccaattcatatgcttgtcatggcaccaccttcctgatatcatgacCCCTTTTTGAGAATGTAAGACAAACATCATTACCCTCATCAGTAACAGGGAAGTTGGGAAGAGGGTGAGAGTTtggaagaaaaagataatgagaagTTTGGGAAGTGataagtttaagatgtctgtgGGCTAGCCAGTTAGAGATGGCTAATAGGTAGCTGGAGCTGAGAGACTTGATGTCAAGAAAGAGGTGAGGCCTGGATAAGTTGCTCCCCAAATCACCCCCCAATCTGACCTCTAAGAGGCTAGAGTTATCCAGGACTTCCTCTTATTCACTGTGGCAGTCTTAGTCTGATCCTTGAATCCAATGTTCTTCAGGGGTCCTTCTCTTCAGCAGTTTCATTGAGCAGCAACTCTTTTGAGTGAAGTGGCTTCTCTTGCCCTTCTGGGTCTCAGCTGCCAGCCCTGGCATAGAGAAGCTTCTGAGGAGAGATAGCAGAACCCAGTCCCTAAATGGGTACTGAGTCCCACACTGACCTGGGGAGGAGCCAAGGGGGCTCTCCATGGTACTGTACCATGCCCTGTTTGAGGCAATGAATGAAGGTCAATGAATGAAACAGTCCCTACAGCCAAGGAGctcatgcacacatgcacacacacacacatacacatgtgtaaaTGTATATGGAGAAGGTGGTACATACATTCAAAATGTCTACAATTGCATCCATGTCGGTACTTCTTCCATAGATGCAAAGAAGCTGGGCTGGGACCAGGTGGGGAAAGTTTTAAAAGCTAAAGAAAGGTGACTTTTCGGGATGTGGAGAAGGGCCTGGGTATCTCAGAAGGAATCAGGCAAACCCATATCTGCTCCCCTAGCAGAAATGGTGTGAACACTGACCAGACTGGCTACAGAATCCAGGAGAGTTAGGGAAGGGCGAAAAGGACAGCCAGAGTTGGCACTAACTGCAAATGGTGGTGCCCCTTTTACCTGGACAACTGCACTCTGACTGCACAGTGAAGATGTTTGCAAGGAATTCTCCCAACTTGAGAGGGCCTCTGAAACCTTGAGTCCAAGCTGTGTAAGTCCCCCACAAGAGAAAGTGGCCCCCACTCTCAGAGCCAGATGCTGCAACTCTACCTCATGTCTCCAAGCAATGCCAAACAAAAAGGAGTCATGAGCTTGCTCAGTTGTCTCCAACTATCTCCCTGACTTTGTCCatacttctttctgtctctctgtctcttcatttCTGGCCTCTTGAGGGTACTTTTGGTCCcttatcatagaatcacagaacatTTGGGGGGTCAGAATCTCAGAGTCTAACTGGTACCTGACCCATaaccccttctcccttctcccctcctccccccgaCATTCTGAATAAGGGGGAAAACCTTCAGTTATATCTCAAATCTTACTTCTTCACAGAGATTTCAGGTAAGATAAGCCTGCAAGTGGAACCCAGAGCTGATTCAGAGTCAGAAAATTCACACCAAGGGGTAGTCCATGGCGGGCAACATTTGCTTTTAATTCCAGAGAGTCTACACTGGGGCAGCTCTCCAGAAGACTGGATGTTGCAAAGAATCCCATGTAGATTCAGTGTCAGGAAAAAGTTGCCTAAAAACAAGAGTCATTCCAAAGTGGAATAGGCTGCcgatggtgggggtgggggtgagagggaggaagagaatgggggggggagggtctTCCAGCAGAGATTGGATGCCCATTTGTTGGGTATTATTGGGTAAAGGGGATTCCTATTTGGATAGGAATTGGACAAGATATGGCCACTGAGGCTCTGCCAGATTAGAGATTTGTGACggttcattctctttttaaagacCTCTAGTAATAGCAAATCATCTGACTGAAGTGTGGACAaaacctgcttttttttttatagtggtTGGGGGAGGTGTCCACTGAAAACAGCAATCCCTCAagtttccgtgtgtgtgtgtgtgtgtgtgtgtgtgtgtgtgtgtgtgtgtgaatctatAAAGTGTTTAACATGGGCACCCTGGCATCTACCTCCTTGGTAGCTCAAACTGGTTACCTCCACAAATCCATGGCTATCTCTTTCACTTCTGATTCCAGGCACACGAAACCTTCAAGACCCAGTAAGGCCTGACAACTACTACTCTTTTTCAAGGATCATTTCCTCTTACTGAACTCTAGGTTCCTCAGAGGACAAATCTCTGCTCTAGATAGAGCGCCATACCAGGGTTAGTTGGCCATTCCCTCCCTTTCCAGGCACTTTTGTCCTGGATGTCTAtaaatttcctttcctcctcttccattttatCTCTTAGGTTGAATGTTAAGCAATTAGTGGCAGCCTTCAGGGAGACTCTGGTCTTGGGGGCATGAAGTAGCCTAGAAGGAAGGATCTGGACCAGCCTTTCCTTATCATGAGCATGTCCTTCCTCACCTACCT
This window harbors:
- the LOC141500997 gene encoding transforming growth factor beta activator LRRC32-like; its protein translation is MAPWEAIRPRHSSLGLNLLLALLHLSPGDIREHSTPLPPGCLTGLLKVSCQGLGLHTFPAALPLTIEHLDLSHNHLQVLQDNATDDRPNLRHLNLRGNQLEGFSLGSLLPLRWLQALILAGNSLNQDYVSNSQALWPLGHLRLLDLSSNCLDSDMATFYVTNHSSLWSLNLSNNHITHLAQGTFLGSPNLLDIDLSANYILQIEAGTFEGLLQLRELSLARNSLHCISDFNLRSLWRLNLSSNGLQFFATKQGNWGPQLQVLDLSHNQLRAMPALSALHHLLYLNLSDNHLASLESHVLSPSQDTGPWYQEVIRPKLTQSGYKAATNLPELTELDLSRNQLDILPMDFLSQFSALQRLSMAWNCLQNISAHWPESGLLFLPLRYLDLQGNQIQTFPSWVFEILPRLEVLNLGDNELQLCQRPEAGQTEPSKGAHQPFSSASHLKHLNLSRNRMRGLCSTRFSPAALFSLDLSGNAGLALVPSDLQGLQQSLQELFLQGNGMESTHWWFPCLQELRVLDLSGNRLANLPWTLNCSSHLHSLDLRKNLLQALDPEVLGGLSGHLRSLFIAGNPFHCCTLGWLAYLSSANVSVSDLEEAWCVYPDSGGDSWAHLAEDHSHLCTWQWQGTQTRWVLLAVIGLFLICCGVTTLLQNSPMLPWALQLKENWACPKPESEDNQKTMDREGMGGPPLERRDPDHK